In Microbacterium maritypicum, the following are encoded in one genomic region:
- a CDS encoding TadE family protein, with the protein MIDDAGSAALEFITVGVILLVPMIYLVVALGTIQEQILGAGAAARHIARAIAQAPDAASAAARGDVVLAQVIDEYGLDAGAVDLTLSCRPTGTECPSAGATIIVTVATRARLPLVPEILALDRSTAVPVQAQSVQKMSRLWGSE; encoded by the coding sequence GTGATCGATGACGCCGGTTCCGCGGCGCTCGAGTTCATCACCGTCGGCGTGATCCTCCTGGTGCCGATGATCTACCTCGTCGTCGCACTCGGAACGATCCAGGAGCAGATTCTCGGAGCGGGGGCGGCCGCTCGCCACATCGCCCGCGCCATCGCGCAGGCTCCCGACGCCGCGTCGGCCGCGGCACGCGGCGACGTCGTGCTCGCACAGGTGATCGACGAGTACGGGCTCGATGCCGGCGCGGTCGATCTCACACTCTCCTGTCGCCCCACGGGCACCGAATGCCCTTCTGCCGGAGCGACGATCATCGTCACCGTCGCCACGCGGGCGCGACTCCCGCTGGTGCCGGAGATCCTCGCCTTGGATCGATCCACCGCGGTGCCCGTGCAGGCGCAATCCGTGCAGAAGATGTCGAGGCTGTGGGGCTCGGAGTGA
- a CDS encoding pilus assembly protein TadG-related protein gives MSGRSMRGARAAGMGDDGSTLPLILGYVLLTLVVIFVCVCATDLYLAQKRLDALADSAALAGADGFTVQAIDGAVRAELTDAAVTEQAAELVSALPGEASLVSARTPDGVSARVTVAASWHPPLLSPFVPDGVRLESTATSRTALR, from the coding sequence GTGAGCGGCCGCAGTATGCGCGGAGCGCGGGCGGCCGGCATGGGCGATGACGGCAGCACGCTTCCGTTGATCCTCGGCTATGTGCTCCTCACCCTGGTGGTGATCTTCGTGTGTGTCTGCGCCACCGATCTCTATCTCGCGCAGAAGCGACTGGACGCGCTCGCCGACTCCGCCGCGCTCGCCGGGGCGGACGGATTCACCGTGCAGGCGATCGATGGTGCGGTTCGGGCCGAGCTGACGGATGCCGCGGTGACGGAGCAGGCGGCCGAGTTGGTGAGTGCATTGCCGGGGGAGGCGTCACTCGTCTCGGCCAGGACTCCGGACGGGGTGTCTGCGCGAGTGACCGTGGCGGCCTCGTGGCATCCGCCCCTGTTGTCCCCGTTCGTGCCCGACGGCGTCCGCCTGGAGTCCACGGCGACCAGTCGCACCGCGCTGCGTTGA
- a CDS encoding NUDIX hydrolase, with translation MITNLTADAHRLVSTFVPRSERDRRAHADFASFFGEARGPVHRGSGPDHLTASCVVFDASLQHTLLVFHRKGQFWVQPGGHVERGDDSVVSAALRELREETGIVTDPPAAPLAYDLDHHALSSRFGACVSHLDIGIAVVVDRDAVLTVSDESEDLRWWPVDALPTAIPPQLEPRLDGLLAQLRDPR, from the coding sequence ATGATCACGAATCTGACGGCCGATGCCCATCGTCTGGTCTCGACGTTCGTGCCCCGCTCCGAGCGTGACCGCCGCGCACACGCGGACTTCGCCTCGTTCTTCGGGGAGGCCCGGGGGCCGGTGCATCGCGGCTCAGGTCCGGATCATCTGACCGCCTCGTGCGTGGTCTTCGACGCCTCGCTGCAACACACGCTGCTCGTCTTCCACCGCAAGGGACAGTTCTGGGTGCAGCCGGGGGGTCACGTCGAGCGCGGCGACGACTCTGTCGTGAGCGCAGCACTGCGGGAGCTGCGTGAGGAGACCGGTATCGTGACGGACCCACCGGCCGCTCCCCTCGCGTACGACCTCGACCACCATGCGCTGTCCTCCCGCTTCGGTGCCTGCGTCTCGCACCTCGACATCGGGATCGCCGTCGTGGTCGATCGAGATGCAGTGCTCACCGTCAGCGACGAATCCGAGGATCTGCGCTGGTGGCCGGTCGACGCGCTGCCTACCGCGATACCACCACAGCTCGAGCCCCGGCTCGACGGTCTGCTCGCGCAGCTACGCGATCCCCGCTGA
- a CDS encoding MFS transporter, with protein sequence MVYLPTVLFALGEGAVIPLIPVLAASMGADVAFAALVASALVIGQLCGNLPAGWAVGRIGERYTMVIAGVIAIIAGIGMVFAPSLGVLAASVFLLGICAAAFGLARHAFMTTRVPVAFRARSLSLLGGSFRLGIFIGPFVAAGLLQLFGSESAAIWFFLGCLVVMVVLVLFGPDPEKAIAPLPSTTHERYLEDSGEAVSGSIPTIERLGIFQTMWRQRAVLGRLGLAAASLSAVRSARQVVLPLWGLSLGLDASTIALVVGVSGAIDFALFYASGQVMDRFGRLWAAMPAMVLMGAGFLALSFTHDVDAAVLWFGMFAAVLGVGNGLSSGILLTLGADVAPKREPAAFLGSWRTLTDAGGALAPLLVSAITAVAALPFAAAAMGVIGLVGAAGFVRWIPRFVPRERPNDNPTDEGAE encoded by the coding sequence ATGGTGTACCTGCCGACGGTCCTGTTCGCGCTCGGCGAGGGCGCCGTGATCCCGCTCATCCCGGTGCTGGCGGCATCCATGGGCGCAGACGTGGCGTTCGCCGCGCTCGTGGCGTCGGCGTTGGTGATCGGCCAGCTGTGCGGCAACCTCCCTGCCGGATGGGCGGTGGGCAGGATCGGCGAGCGGTACACGATGGTAATCGCCGGCGTGATCGCGATCATCGCAGGGATCGGGATGGTGTTCGCGCCCTCGCTCGGTGTGCTCGCGGCGTCGGTGTTCCTGCTCGGCATCTGCGCGGCGGCCTTCGGCCTCGCCCGTCACGCGTTCATGACCACCCGCGTGCCGGTCGCCTTCCGTGCGCGCTCCCTCTCGCTGCTCGGCGGCAGCTTCCGCCTTGGAATCTTCATCGGGCCGTTCGTCGCCGCCGGGCTCCTGCAGCTCTTCGGCAGCGAGAGTGCGGCGATCTGGTTCTTCCTGGGCTGCCTCGTCGTGATGGTCGTGCTGGTCCTCTTCGGGCCCGACCCCGAGAAAGCGATCGCTCCCCTTCCGTCGACCACTCACGAGCGCTATCTGGAGGACTCCGGTGAGGCCGTGAGCGGATCCATCCCGACGATCGAACGGCTGGGGATCTTCCAGACCATGTGGCGACAGCGCGCGGTGCTCGGGCGCCTCGGACTGGCCGCCGCCTCACTCTCCGCCGTCCGATCCGCCCGACAGGTCGTGCTCCCTCTGTGGGGACTCTCGCTGGGACTGGATGCCTCGACGATCGCCCTCGTGGTCGGCGTCTCCGGCGCGATCGACTTCGCGCTGTTCTATGCGAGTGGCCAGGTGATGGACCGCTTCGGGCGGTTGTGGGCGGCGATGCCCGCGATGGTGCTGATGGGTGCTGGCTTCCTCGCCCTGTCGTTCACGCACGATGTCGACGCCGCGGTGCTGTGGTTCGGGATGTTCGCGGCGGTGCTGGGCGTCGGCAACGGCCTGTCCAGCGGCATCCTGCTGACTCTCGGCGCGGACGTGGCCCCGAAGCGCGAGCCGGCCGCCTTCCTGGGCTCCTGGCGGACGCTGACCGATGCCGGCGGTGCGCTCGCGCCGTTGCTGGTCTCGGCGATAACCGCCGTCGCCGCACTGCCGTTCGCCGCAGCCGCCATGGGTGTGATCGGTCTCGTCGGCGCGGCAGGGTTCGTGCGCTGGATACCGAGGTTCGTACCGCGGGAGCGACCGAACGACAACCCGACCGACGAGGGTGCGGAATGA
- the prfB gene encoding peptide chain release factor 2, with product MLELDLSAEIQALRHTFGDISEVVDVSRLRDDIARLSEEAGAPDLWDDTENAQKVTSALSHRQSELARITGIAQRLDDLEVLVGLANEMGDEESAQEARTELASLTDLINQLEVQTLLDGEYDERSAIITIRSGAGGDDATDFAEMLMRMYLRWAERHKYPVKVMDTSYAEGAGIKSATFEIDAPYAFGTISVEAGTHRLARISPFGSADKRQTSFAAVEVIPLMEEATEVDIPENDIRVDVFRSSGPGGQSVNTTDSAVRLTHLPTGIVVSMQNEKSQIQNRAAAMRVLQTRLLLLQKEQEAAKKKELAGNITASWGDQMRSYFLYGQQLVKDLRTGQESGNPAAVFDGDLDDFISAGIRWRKRKIED from the coding sequence ATGCTCGAACTAGATCTCTCCGCCGAAATCCAGGCGCTCAGGCACACCTTCGGCGACATCAGCGAGGTCGTCGATGTCTCCCGTCTCCGCGACGACATCGCGCGTCTCAGCGAGGAGGCGGGTGCCCCCGACCTCTGGGACGACACCGAGAACGCGCAGAAGGTCACCAGCGCACTCAGCCACCGTCAGTCCGAGCTCGCCCGCATCACCGGCATCGCGCAGCGTCTCGACGACCTCGAGGTGCTCGTGGGTCTCGCGAACGAGATGGGGGATGAGGAGTCCGCGCAGGAGGCTCGCACCGAACTCGCCTCGCTCACCGACCTGATCAACCAGCTCGAGGTGCAGACTCTGCTCGACGGCGAGTACGACGAGCGCAGCGCCATCATCACCATCCGCTCCGGTGCGGGCGGCGACGACGCCACCGACTTCGCCGAGATGCTGATGCGCATGTACCTGCGCTGGGCCGAGCGCCACAAGTACCCGGTCAAGGTCATGGACACCTCCTACGCGGAGGGCGCCGGCATCAAGTCGGCGACGTTCGAGATCGACGCGCCCTACGCGTTCGGCACCATCTCGGTCGAGGCCGGCACCCACCGTCTGGCCCGCATCAGCCCGTTCGGATCAGCCGACAAGCGTCAGACGTCGTTCGCCGCGGTCGAGGTCATCCCGCTGATGGAGGAGGCGACCGAGGTCGACATCCCCGAGAACGACATCCGCGTCGATGTGTTCCGGTCCTCCGGCCCCGGCGGTCAGTCGGTCAACACGACCGACTCCGCTGTGCGCCTGACGCACCTTCCGACCGGCATCGTCGTGTCGATGCAGAACGAGAAGTCGCAGATTCAGAACCGCGCCGCCGCCATGCGCGTGCTGCAGACCCGACTGCTGCTGTTGCAGAAGGAACAGGAAGCAGCGAAGAAGAAGGAGCTCGCGGGCAACATCACCGCGAGCTGGGGTGACCAGATGCGCTCGTACTTCCTCTATGGCCAGCAGCTGGTGAAGGATCTGCGCACCGGCCAGGAGTCGGGCAACCCGGCTGCCGTGTTCGACGGAGACCTGGATGACTTCATCTCCGCGGGCATCCGCTGGCGCAAGCGCAAGATCGAAGACTGA
- a CDS encoding DUF2510 domain-containing protein yields MTTPAGWYDDGSGSLRWWDGTQWTAHVRTSDDAPVAPERPSAEPVASAVPSPAAAPFTPPYTLPSSGVSTERVIAPDLVGAPGGAWGAPAPQPPAPGVSVLGIIGLAVVVVGVVCACIPVISIVGWALLGVGFVLSLVSLFLRGRKWPGITGLVVSAIGALLAFAVSLLLLATVSAPADAAASAEERTDPASIEGAEMVPFAELEVGDCLPFVDYEDTGQIYELPVVPCERPHTDEVYFIFEVDEEAFPGDDALGEAAWDGCASHFDAYVGIAYEDSVLDFYTYQPTETSWARADDRTVQCILYSYEDVTGTLEGAKY; encoded by the coding sequence ATGACGACGCCTGCCGGCTGGTATGACGACGGCTCCGGCAGCCTGCGGTGGTGGGACGGCACGCAGTGGACCGCGCACGTGCGGACCTCCGACGATGCGCCGGTGGCCCCGGAACGACCGTCGGCCGAGCCGGTTGCCTCCGCCGTGCCGTCGCCCGCCGCAGCGCCGTTCACCCCGCCCTACACGCTGCCCTCGTCGGGGGTGTCGACCGAGCGGGTGATCGCGCCCGACCTCGTCGGAGCACCCGGCGGAGCGTGGGGTGCGCCGGCACCGCAGCCACCCGCGCCCGGAGTGTCGGTGCTCGGAATCATCGGTCTCGCCGTGGTGGTCGTCGGCGTCGTGTGCGCCTGCATCCCGGTGATCTCGATCGTCGGCTGGGCGCTTCTCGGCGTCGGATTCGTGCTGTCGCTCGTGTCCCTGTTCCTCCGCGGCCGCAAGTGGCCGGGGATCACGGGGCTGGTGGTGTCGGCGATCGGAGCGCTCCTGGCGTTCGCCGTGTCGCTGCTGCTGCTCGCGACCGTCTCGGCCCCGGCCGACGCCGCTGCGAGCGCCGAGGAGCGCACGGACCCCGCGTCGATCGAGGGTGCCGAGATGGTGCCCTTCGCCGAGCTCGAGGTCGGCGACTGCCTGCCGTTCGTCGACTACGAGGACACGGGTCAGATCTACGAGTTGCCCGTCGTCCCGTGCGAGCGGCCGCATACGGATGAGGTGTACTTCATCTTCGAGGTCGATGAGGAGGCGTTCCCCGGCGACGATGCTCTCGGCGAAGCGGCATGGGACGGCTGCGCCTCGCACTTCGACGCATACGTCGGCATCGCCTACGAAGACTCGGTGCTGGATTTCTACACCTATCAGCCGACGGAGACCTCCTGGGCCCGCGCGGACGATCGCACCGTCCAGTGCATCCTGTACAGCTATGAAGACGTGACCGGCACTCTCGAGGGTGCGAAATACTGA
- a CDS encoding DUF2510 domain-containing protein — MSTTPAGWYDDGSGRQRWWDGEQWTEHFAPDATAAADAESAPVAPDAAEASTGIETPATDAPAVDEEPSYDAPEAPSTDDTVIRTSAEAPTAATTPLGDDVAAYAAPAAPDYSPTATPEQPVSSYPGAAPAYPGAGAASGYPAAAPYVQTEPEAPKKPSVLGLVGLGLSAVGTILAFIPLIGFIGFILLGAGFIVSLISLFLKGKKWPGIAGLILSVVGGIISAVMFFVFFFAIAQNASEEMNNLPSSSPSIEATEPGETDGTDGADDGTRPTSAEVAVGLTAILAAEGTEGYTEPQITCLSDLLVESELDNSTLRAIAESDGTLTDVDAAYGFAEVLGDTEAITACFVP; from the coding sequence ATGAGCACGACACCTGCAGGTTGGTACGACGACGGCAGCGGACGCCAGCGGTGGTGGGACGGTGAGCAGTGGACGGAGCACTTCGCTCCGGACGCGACCGCCGCAGCCGATGCGGAGTCGGCACCGGTGGCACCGGATGCCGCCGAGGCGTCGACCGGAATCGAGACACCGGCGACCGACGCTCCCGCCGTCGACGAGGAGCCCTCTTATGACGCACCGGAGGCACCGTCCACCGATGACACCGTGATCCGCACCTCCGCCGAGGCGCCGACCGCCGCGACCACACCGCTCGGCGACGACGTGGCCGCCTACGCGGCCCCGGCAGCGCCGGACTACTCCCCCACGGCCACGCCGGAACAGCCCGTGTCGAGCTACCCGGGCGCGGCTCCGGCATACCCCGGCGCGGGCGCAGCCTCCGGCTATCCCGCAGCTGCCCCGTACGTGCAGACCGAGCCGGAAGCTCCGAAGAAGCCGTCGGTGCTCGGACTCGTCGGACTCGGGCTGTCGGCCGTCGGCACGATCCTGGCGTTCATCCCGCTGATCGGCTTCATCGGCTTCATCCTCCTCGGCGCGGGCTTCATCGTCTCCCTCATCTCGCTCTTCCTGAAGGGGAAGAAGTGGCCGGGGATCGCCGGCCTGATCCTCTCCGTGGTCGGCGGCATCATCAGCGCCGTGATGTTCTTCGTCTTCTTCTTCGCTATCGCCCAGAACGCGAGTGAAGAGATGAACAACCTGCCCAGCTCCTCGCCGTCGATCGAAGCCACCGAGCCGGGCGAGACCGACGGGACGGACGGCGCCGACGACGGCACGCGTCCCACCTCGGCCGAGGTGGCGGTCGGACTGACCGCGATCCTGGCCGCCGAAGGCACGGAGGGCTACACCGAGCCGCAGATCACGTGCCTCTCGGACCTTCTCGTCGAGTCCGAGCTCGACAACTCGACGCTGCGCGCGATCGCGGAGAGCGACGGCACGCTGACGGATGTCGACGCCGCGTACGGTTTCGCCGAGGTACTGGGCGACACCGAAGCCATCACCGCGTGCTTCGTCCCCTGA
- the ftsE gene encoding cell division ATP-binding protein FtsE, with protein sequence MIRFENVTKRYRGTSKPALSGVDFEVQRGEFVFLVGASGSGKSSCLRLILREDVPTAGRVAVLGRDLRSLANRKVPYFRRHIGSVFQDFRLLPSKTVYQNVAFTLQVTGSSRGFIQQAVPEALALVGLDGKQKRMPHELSGGEQQRVAIARALVNRPQVLLADEPTGNLDPATSVDIMQLLARINAGGTTVLMATHEAGFVDQMQRRVIELRDGEMVRDEVHGGYGDTSNIPRLVPEKVRGAAAAAALTAVQEVQRQTADLSSVRAALAEELSSQRKAAADERASDAPAGAPQKAEPPRTVEPPESSAVPATGAIAAVVEPPTVVEPPAVVEPPTVTEPPAVVRPRTHPITLPTVDVAELGVADRLGLSDEDDEEVGPTS encoded by the coding sequence ATGATTCGGTTCGAGAACGTCACGAAACGCTACCGCGGGACGTCGAAGCCCGCCCTCTCCGGTGTCGACTTCGAAGTGCAACGCGGGGAGTTCGTCTTCCTCGTCGGCGCCTCGGGCTCCGGCAAGTCCTCCTGTCTTCGTCTGATCCTGCGCGAAGACGTACCGACGGCAGGCCGCGTCGCCGTGCTCGGTCGGGATCTCCGCTCGCTCGCCAACCGCAAGGTGCCCTACTTCCGGCGCCACATCGGTTCGGTGTTCCAGGACTTCCGCCTCCTGCCGTCGAAGACGGTCTACCAGAACGTCGCCTTCACCCTGCAGGTGACCGGCTCTTCGCGCGGATTCATCCAGCAGGCAGTGCCCGAGGCACTCGCGCTCGTGGGACTCGACGGCAAGCAGAAGCGCATGCCGCATGAGCTGTCCGGCGGCGAGCAGCAGCGCGTCGCGATCGCTCGTGCCCTCGTCAATCGTCCGCAGGTGCTGCTCGCCGACGAGCCCACAGGCAACCTCGACCCTGCGACCTCCGTCGACATCATGCAGCTTCTCGCTCGCATCAACGCCGGCGGCACGACCGTGCTGATGGCTACGCACGAGGCCGGCTTCGTCGACCAGATGCAGCGCCGGGTGATCGAGCTGCGCGACGGCGAGATGGTGCGTGACGAGGTTCACGGCGGATACGGCGACACCTCCAACATCCCGCGCCTCGTGCCGGAGAAGGTGCGCGGTGCTGCCGCCGCAGCGGCGTTGACGGCGGTGCAGGAGGTCCAGCGTCAGACGGCGGACCTCTCCTCGGTCCGCGCTGCCTTGGCCGAGGAGCTCAGCTCCCAGCGGAAGGCCGCCGCAGACGAGCGCGCCTCGGATGCTCCGGCAGGTGCTCCGCAGAAGGCCGAACCCCCGCGCACGGTCGAGCCACCGGAGTCGAGCGCCGTCCCGGCGACCGGCGCCATCGCCGCTGTCGTGGAGCCGCCGACCGTCGTGGAACCACCGGCCGTCGTCGAGCCGCCGACCGTGACGGAGCCGCCGGCGGTCGTCCGACCGCGCACGCACCCGATCACCCTGCCCACCGTCGATGTCGCCGAGCTCGGAGTCGCAGATCGCCTCGGGCTCTCCGACGAAGACGACGAGGAAGTGGGCCCGACCTCATGA
- the ftsX gene encoding permease-like cell division protein FtsX, translating to MRIGLILTEALGGLRRNISMVISVILVTFVSLTFVGAAILMQSQIGVMRGYWAERAQVAVYMCSAVSESDTCIDGAASEEQVAAVRAQLEGDALAPLISSLTFDTKEDTYAKLVEQLGEDQASVLTPDQAFEVFFVTMKDPGQSQVLAEAFSGQAGVEQVKDQLQYLEPLFSALTVATYIAVGIAVLMLIAATLLIGTTIRLSAYARRKEIGIMRLVGASNRFIQTPFVLEGVFAAFLGSALASAAVVAGMHFGVNGYLRGRVPFITTWVTMQDAMLVVPVLIGIGVVLAALSAGFAIRRWLRT from the coding sequence ATGAGAATCGGACTCATCCTGACCGAGGCCCTGGGCGGTCTCCGACGGAACATCTCGATGGTCATCTCGGTGATCCTCGTCACCTTCGTCTCGCTCACCTTCGTCGGCGCGGCGATCCTGATGCAGTCGCAGATCGGCGTCATGCGGGGTTACTGGGCCGAGCGTGCCCAGGTCGCCGTGTACATGTGCTCCGCGGTCTCGGAATCCGACACCTGCATCGACGGAGCCGCGAGCGAGGAGCAGGTGGCCGCGGTCCGGGCGCAGCTCGAAGGCGACGCGCTGGCACCGCTCATCAGCTCGCTGACCTTCGATACCAAAGAGGACACGTACGCCAAGCTCGTCGAGCAGCTCGGCGAGGACCAGGCGAGTGTGCTCACGCCCGACCAGGCATTCGAGGTCTTCTTCGTGACGATGAAAGACCCGGGGCAGTCGCAGGTGCTCGCCGAGGCATTCAGCGGCCAGGCCGGAGTGGAGCAGGTCAAGGATCAGCTCCAATACCTCGAACCGCTGTTCTCCGCTTTGACCGTCGCGACGTATATCGCCGTCGGCATAGCGGTGCTCATGCTGATAGCGGCGACCCTGCTGATCGGGACGACGATCCGGTTGTCGGCGTATGCGCGTCGCAAGGAGATCGGCATCATGCGCCTGGTCGGCGCTTCGAACCGGTTCATCCAGACACCGTTCGTGCTCGAAGGCGTGTTCGCGGCGTTCCTCGGCTCGGCTCTGGCCAGTGCCGCGGTCGTCGCCGGCATGCATTTCGGGGTGAACGGCTACCTGCGAGGCCGCGTCCCGTTCATCACGACCTGGGTGACGATGCAGGACGCGATGCTCGTCGTGCCGGTGCTGATCGGCATCGGCGTCGTCCTGGCCGCGTTGTCCGCCGGCTTCGCGATCAGGCGTTGGCTCCGTACCTGA
- the smpB gene encoding SsrA-binding protein SmpB, with translation MPRERGEKVVATNRRARHDYTIEKSYEAGMVLTGTEVKSLRQGRANLSDGYAFVKGNEVFLDSVHIPEYSQGHWTNHSAKRIRKLLLHREEIAKIAHAVSAGGYTLIPLKLYFSDGRAKVEIALAKGKREYDKRQTLRERQDTREADRAMRLRNRVGE, from the coding sequence ATGCCCAGGGAACGCGGAGAGAAGGTCGTCGCGACCAATCGTCGCGCACGTCACGACTACACGATCGAGAAGTCGTACGAGGCGGGGATGGTGCTCACCGGCACCGAGGTCAAGTCACTGCGTCAGGGGCGCGCCAACCTCAGCGACGGTTACGCGTTCGTGAAGGGCAACGAGGTCTTCCTCGATTCGGTGCACATCCCGGAGTACTCCCAGGGGCATTGGACCAATCACTCGGCGAAGCGGATCCGCAAGCTGCTGCTGCATCGCGAGGAGATCGCCAAGATCGCGCATGCCGTCTCGGCGGGTGGATACACCCTGATCCCGCTGAAACTGTACTTCTCCGATGGGCGGGCGAAGGTCGAGATCGCCCTCGCCAAGGGAAAGCGCGAGTACGACAAGCGGCAGACCCTGCGCGAACGTCAGGACACCCGCGAGGCGGATCGTGCCATGCGCCTGCGCAATCGCGTGGGCGAGTAG
- a CDS encoding prolyl oligopeptidase family serine peptidase, translating to MSSPHGSWPSPFSAASVAASSPRIDGARFVGSEIWWGESVPAEKGRVTVRSSSGAEMLPAPWSARSRVHEYGGGAWTADSTGILYFVDAGDQRVHRLVAGAEPVPLTPAGPSHGGLRVQDGRLLAVREDLSAAPHTRAIVEIPIDGSAAEDASGIRVIVEGDGFFAHPALSPDGGRVAWITWNRGRMPWEASQLRIAQSDGSDVHEIPTRAALQPEWLSETELMFADDPDDRWGLHRIELDGVSPVGAPRALSPTDADTGYGLWVLGNRWYRPLADGRIVAVRTNGRDEVVLISPDGAARPIDIPADGHVSIDDVDGSRVLLSGSGSGVTAGLWCIDVDSGATVAVRGGEPVDAEWMPRAVPIEVDGRHGVVHAFAYPPANPDATAPADELPPYVVLVHGGPTAHVTGAASAANAFYTSRGIGVLDVNYGGSTGYGRAYRERLDRRWGVVDVDDVIAAAQGLADAGLADPSRIAIRGGSAGGWTVLSALVRGGAFAAGISRYGVADLRMLVAETHDFEASYIDGLVGPLPEYEHIYVERSPLTHADRIGVPVLLLQGGEDRVVPPSQSEAIRDALAARGVNHEYVLYPAEGHGFRSADTIIDALERELIFLGRVFGFEPTL from the coding sequence ATGTCGTCGCCTCACGGTTCCTGGCCCTCTCCGTTCTCCGCAGCCTCCGTCGCGGCATCCTCCCCGCGCATCGACGGGGCGCGCTTCGTCGGCTCCGAGATCTGGTGGGGAGAATCCGTGCCCGCCGAGAAGGGGCGGGTCACGGTGCGAAGCTCCTCGGGAGCCGAGATGCTCCCGGCGCCCTGGAGTGCTCGCTCCCGTGTACACGAGTACGGCGGCGGGGCATGGACCGCCGATTCCACGGGCATCCTGTACTTCGTCGATGCCGGCGATCAGCGCGTCCATCGACTGGTCGCCGGTGCCGAGCCCGTCCCGCTGACACCGGCGGGGCCATCGCACGGAGGCCTCCGCGTGCAAGACGGCCGTCTGCTCGCCGTGCGCGAAGATCTGTCGGCCGCGCCGCATACCCGCGCGATCGTCGAGATCCCGATCGACGGCTCCGCCGCGGAGGACGCGTCCGGAATTCGAGTCATCGTCGAGGGCGACGGCTTCTTCGCTCACCCCGCACTCTCGCCCGACGGCGGCCGCGTCGCCTGGATCACCTGGAACCGCGGACGGATGCCCTGGGAGGCCTCGCAGCTGCGGATCGCGCAGAGCGACGGCAGCGACGTGCACGAGATCCCCACTCGAGCGGCGTTGCAGCCCGAGTGGCTCAGCGAGACGGAGCTGATGTTCGCCGATGATCCGGACGACCGCTGGGGCCTGCATCGCATCGAACTCGACGGAGTCTCGCCGGTCGGCGCACCGCGCGCGCTCAGCCCGACCGATGCCGACACCGGCTACGGGCTGTGGGTGCTCGGCAACCGCTGGTATCGCCCCCTCGCCGACGGACGGATCGTCGCCGTCCGCACGAACGGGCGCGACGAAGTCGTCCTGATCTCACCGGACGGTGCCGCACGCCCGATCGATATCCCGGCCGACGGCCATGTGAGCATCGACGATGTGGACGGGTCGCGCGTGCTGCTCTCCGGCAGTGGCTCCGGCGTGACCGCCGGCCTGTGGTGCATCGATGTGGACTCCGGCGCGACCGTCGCCGTGCGCGGAGGTGAGCCCGTCGATGCCGAATGGATGCCGCGCGCTGTGCCGATCGAGGTCGACGGAAGGCACGGAGTCGTGCACGCCTTCGCCTACCCCCCGGCGAACCCCGACGCGACAGCCCCCGCCGACGAGCTCCCCCCGTACGTGGTGCTGGTGCACGGCGGACCGACCGCGCACGTCACCGGCGCGGCTTCCGCCGCCAACGCGTTCTACACGAGCAGGGGAATCGGCGTGCTCGACGTCAACTACGGCGGCTCCACCGGCTACGGACGCGCCTACCGCGAACGCCTGGACCGCCGATGGGGCGTCGTGGACGTCGACGACGTGATCGCCGCCGCACAGGGCCTCGCGGATGCCGGCCTCGCCGACCCGTCCCGCATCGCCATCCGCGGTGGATCCGCAGGCGGCTGGACGGTGCTCTCCGCGCTCGTGCGCGGCGGGGCCTTCGCCGCGGGGATCAGCCGCTACGGCGTGGCCGATCTGCGGATGCTGGTCGCCGAGACGCACGACTTCGAGGCGTCGTACATCGACGGTCTCGTGGGGCCTCTCCCCGAGTACGAGCACATCTACGTCGAACGATCACCACTCACCCACGCGGATCGCATCGGAGTCCCCGTGCTGCTGCTGCAGGGCGGAGAAGATCGAGTGGTCCCGCCCTCGCAGTCCGAGGCGATCAGAGACGCGCTGGCCGCCCGAGGCGTCAACCACGAGTATGTCCTCTACCCCGCTGAGGGGCACGGGTTCCGCAGTGCCGACACGATCATCGACGCGCTCGAGCGTGAACTGATCTTCCTCGGCCGCGTGTTCGGCTTCGAGCCGACGCTGTGA